A region of Solea solea chromosome 7, fSolSol10.1, whole genome shotgun sequence DNA encodes the following proteins:
- the capn5a gene encoding calpain-5a isoform X1 yields the protein MAVPYEGQSFSALRRKCRQNGQLFEDPLFPASDQSLFYQSNTIGRVTWKRPKELCSDPHLFVDGISAHDLHQGQLGNCWFVAACSSLASREALWQKVIPDWKDQEWDEEKPELYAGIFHFRFWRFGEWVDVVIDDRLPTANGQLVYCHSKDSNEFWSALVEKAYAKMCGCYEGLDGGNTADALVDFTGGVSEPMDLIENGFKEDEDKRNEFFERVLKVHNRGGLISCSIRATTAADMEARLACGLVKGHAYAVTDVRRVRLGHGLLAYFRSDKLTMIRMRNPWGQREWNGPWSDGSEEWNKVSKSERESIGVTVQDDGEFWMTFDDFVANFTDIILCRLINTSYLSFHKTWEEVVMRGSWRRHDDPLLNRAGGCTNNKHSFLQNPQYVFDVKKPEDEALICLLQEDRRARLREGRGENLAIGFDIHRVELNRTYRMHVTQQKVGGSVFINSRSVFLRIELTEGRYVVIPTTFDPGLEGEFLLRIFTDVSSDCKELTQHQPPQTCWSGLCGYPSLVTQVHVLQANGLAGQDSDGVSDPYVIIRCEGEKVCSAVHKNTRSPVFNTKGLFYRKKANKSISIEIYNHNALMDSFLGQVTLPAEQGEFQQTLHLRDKGDRRDNDLPGTLTVAIVTSSVLINI from the exons ATGGCTGTTCCGTATGAGGGCCAGTCTTTCTCTGCACTGAGGAGAAAGTGCCGTCAGAATGGACAACTGTTTGAAGACCCTCTGTTTCCTGCATCCGATCAGTCTTTGTTCTACCAGTCAAACACCATTGGCCGAGTCACCTGGAAAAGGCCCAAG GAGTTATGCAGCGACCCCCATCTGTTTGTGGACGGCATCAGCGCCCATGACCTGCACCAAGGCCAGCTGGGAAACTGCTGGTTCGTAGCTGCCTGCTCCAGTCTGGCCTCTAGAGAGGCGCTATGGCAGAag GTGATCCCTGACTGGAAAGACCAGGAGTGGGacgaagaaaaaccagagttgTACGCTGGGATCTTCCACTTCCGTTTCTGGCGGTTTGGTGAGTGGGTGGACGTGGTGATCGACGACCGGCTGCCCACCGCTAACGGACAGTTGGTGTACTGCCATTCCAAGGACAGCAATGAGTTCTGGAGTGCGCTGGTGGAGAAGGCGTATGCCAA AATGTGTGGATGCTACGAGGGGCTGGATGGGGGCAACACGGCCGACGCTCTTGTGGATTTCACTGGGGGCGTGTCAGAGCCGATGGACTTGATAGAAAATGGATtcaaagaagatgaagataaaCGGAATGAGTTTTTTGAGAGAGTCCTGAAGGTCCACAACAGAGGAGGCCTCATCAGCTGCTCGATCCGG GCAACAACTGCAGCAGACATGGAGGCCAGGCTGGCCTGTGGACTGGTGAAGGGTCACGCCTACGCTGTAACGGACGTCCGCAGGGTGAGACTCGGCCATGGGCTGTTGGCCTATTTCAGGTCAGACAAACTCACCATGATCCGCATGAGGAACCCCTGGGGACAGAGAGAGTGGAACGGGCCCTGGAGCGAcgg CTCTGAAGAGTGGAATAAGGTCAGTAAGAGTGAGCGGGAGAGCATTGGTGTCACTGTACAGGATGATGGAGAGTTCTG GATGACCTTTGATGATTTCGTTGCTAACTTCACAGACATCATCCTGTGTCGTCTTATTAACACCTCTTACCTGAGTTTCCATAAAACCTGGGAAGAGGTTGTGATGCGTGGCTCCTGGCGTCGCCATGACGACCCGCTTCTGAACCGAGCCGGAGGGTGCACTAACAACAAGCACAGCTTCCTCCAAAACCCACAG TACGTGTTTGATGTGAAGAAGCCAGAGGACGAGGCTTTGATCTGTTTGCTGCAGGAGGACCGCAGAGCCAGACTGAGAGAGGGCAGAGGAGAAAACCTGGCCATTGGCTTCGACATACACAGA GTGGAGTTAAACAGGACGTACCGTATGCATGTCACTCAGCAGAAGGTCGGTGGGAGTGTCTTCATCAACTCCAGGTCTGTGTTCTTACGCATCGAACTGACAGAGGGGCGCTACGTTGTCATACCTACAACCTTTGACCCCGGCCTGGAGGGAGAATTCCTGCTCCGCATCTTCACTGATGTGTCTTCGGATTGCAA AGAGCTGACTCAGCATCAGCCTCCGCAGACCTGCTGGTCTGGCCTGTGTGGTTACCCCTCTCTGGTCACTCAGGTCCACGTGCTGCAGGCAAATGGACTGGCAGGACAAGACTCAGATGGAG TGTCAGACCCGTACGTGATCATTCGCTGCGAAGGAGAGAAAGTTTGCTCTGCAGTCCATAAAAACACGCGCAGCCCCGTCTTCAACACCAAGGGGCTGTTCTACAGGAAGAAAGCCAACAAGTCAATCAGCAttgag ATTTACAACCACAACGCGCTGATGGACTCCTTCCTGGGTCAGGTGACATTGCCAGCAGAGCAAGGTGAGTTCCAGCAAACGCTGCACCTGAGGGACAAGGGTGATCGCCGCGACAACGATCTCCCTGGTACTCTCACTGTTGCCATAGTGACCAGCTCCGTGCTCATCAACATCTGA
- the LOC131462204 gene encoding cyclin-dependent kinase 11B isoform X1, whose product MLSSWLTFTALLAASESLLTVAPTCRVKGHAEVELTLYCGDGKNRGLVQYWHTPFGELQTPGFQSELDPVFMRQDGSLVVPNSSDFHSGLYYCLLQHSEGATLWPYELHIMSASQQNQDYDEYEQSSSSSSCHQLRVRRDAEFEEEEEETVVTEQQFAGAVAASVLLTFVVGFSTGALTRTHVLRCFRAFTAKVRSTRRQQCQSGTPDHGSEVSMATLPPTYVNKAFAMGQEQNDVTTETATPSTSSNPPDKPRRSFRLKRDEEQETPAYLEGCDYEEEMRKKEEELRGRQSLRENQKGCEEEDRDLRGFYKLEDDGQSQTEREEQRDSEDGESRDEMKECEQEEGGGRQLEQNQKWCEEEDVQKERETRGFNLLKDDGWSETETEEERHSEDGESRVFRQEEEEVANEQVRRREDGEESRGKEQEEGNKEKVRDYEEENVGEKGRQQSSDMDDEETGTKHDVMKGKGSSSSPGSARRSRVIRLYQYDEEGQRYSHLPDPSSDDPAPAPRLKQRSLSLTRLNTIMAAASAGPLDRGETEREDGEGRLHFHMEI is encoded by the exons ATGTTAAGCAGCTGGTTAACGTTCACTGCTCTTCTGGCTGCTTCAGAGAGTCTCCTCACTGTTGCACCAACCtgcagggtcaaaggtcatgcaGAGGTGGAGCTGACTCTATACTGTGGAGATGGAAAGAACAGAG GCCTGGTCCAGTACTGGCACACTCCCTTTGGAGAACTGCAGACTCCAGGCTTCCAGAGTGAACTGGACCCTGTCTTCATGCGCCAGGACGGAAGCCTGGTCGTCCCCAACAGCAGTGACTTCCACAGCGGCCTGTACTACTGCCTCCTGCAGCACAGCGAGGGTGCCACACTGTGGCCATATGAGCTCCATATCATGTCTGCAAGTCAACAAAACCAAGACTATGATGAAtatgagcagagcagcagcagcagcagctgtcaccAGCTCAGGGTCAGGAGAGATGCTgagtttgaggaggaggaggaggagacagttgTTACTGAGCAGCAGTTTGCAGGAGCTGTGGCAGCATCAGTCCTGCTCACCTTTGTGGTGGGATTCAGCACTGGAGCACTGACCAGAACTCATGTTCTCAG GTGTTTTAGGGCATTCACTGCTAAGGTGCGATCAACTCGGCGACAACAATGCCAATCGGGCACACCAGACCACGGCTCTGaggtctccatggcaacactgcCACCCACGTACGTCAACAAGGCCTTTGCAATGGGACAGGAACAGAATGATGTAACCACGGAGACGGCGACTCCGTCAACATCCTCAAATCCCCCTGATAAACCTCGGAGAAGCTTCAGGCTTAAACGAGATGAGGAGCAGGAAACACCAGCATATCTGGAGGGATGTGACTatgaggaggagatgaggaagaaagaggaggagctaAGAGGAAGACAAAGTCTGAGGGAAAATCAAAAAGGGTGtgaagaggaggacagagatcTCAGGGGTTTCTATAAATTAGAAGATGATGGACAAAGTCAAACtgaaagagaagagcagagagacagtgaggatGGAGAGAGCAGGGATGAGATGAAGGAGTGTgaacaggaggagggaggaggaagacaactggaacaaaatcaaaaatggtgtgaagaggaggatgtgcagaaagaaagagagacccGGGGTTTCAATCTACTAAAGGATGATGGATGGAGTGAAACtgaaacagaagaggagaggCACAGTGAGGATGGAGAGAGCAGGGTGTTtagacaggaggaggaagaggtggcaaatgagcaggtgaggagaagggaggATGGCGAAGAGAGCAGAGGAAAAGAGCAGGAAGAAGGAAACAAGGAGAAAGTGAGAGATTATGAGGAGGAAAATGTTGGTGAAAAGGGCAGACAACAATCATCGGACATGGATGATGAAGAGACGGGGACTAAACATGATGTCATGAAAGGAAAAGGATCATCTTCGTCTCCTGGTTCAGCCCGTCGCAGCCGCGTCATACGCTTGTACCAGTACGACGAAGAAGGCCAGAGATACTCCCACCTTCCAGACCCCTCCTCTGATGATCCAGCCCCGGCCCCGAGACTGAAGCAGCGCTCGCTCTCTCTGACACGCCTCAACACAATCATGGCTGCTGCCTCAGCTGGGCCACTGGACaggggggagacagagagggaggatggAGAGGGGAGGCTGCACTTCCACATGGAGATATAA
- the ompa gene encoding olfactory marker protein a: protein MNKTEAPSTTIVLPFKEDITLTEMMRLRVSSLQRSGQKRQDGERLLLPHEAVYRLDFHNQQLTFSRWYFSLSGHGRVTITGICQLWTPDLTNLMTRQLMEPIGTIWRNAGDPEDSPLKYLEADMQEFGERIAELAKVRKVMYFLFAFKDGAEAANLSCSVEFTPEK from the exons ATGAACAAGACCGAGGCTCCCTCCACAACCATAGTCCTGCCATTCAAAGAAGACATAACGCTGACAGAG ATGATGCGTCTACGCGTGTCGTCTCTTCAGCGGTCAGGGCAGAAGCGCCAGGATGGCGAGCGTCTGCTTCTTCCCCATGAGGCCGTATATCGGCTGGACTTCCACAACCAGCAGCTGACCTTCTCCCGCTGGTATTTCTCCCTCTCTGGCCATGGTCGTGTCACCATCACTGGTATTTGCCAGCTCTGGACCCCTGACCTCACCAACTTGATGACGCGTCAGTTAATGGAACCCATTGGAACAATCTGGCGCAACGCTGGCGACCCAGAGGATTCTCCGCTCAAATACCTGGAGGCGGACATGCAGGAGTTTGGTGAAAGGATTGCAGAGCTCGCAAAGGTCAGGAAGGTCATGTATTTCCTGTTTGCTTTCAAGGATGGAGCAGAGGCAGCAAATCTCAGCTGCTCAGTGGAGTTCACAccagagaaatga
- the capn5a gene encoding calpain-5a isoform X2, translating to MAVPYEGQSFSALRRKCRQNGQLFEDPLFPASDQSLFYQSNTIGRVTWKRPKELCSDPHLFVDGISAHDLHQGQLGNCWFVAACSSLASREALWQKVIPDWKDQEWDEEKPELYAGIFHFRFWRFGEWVDVVIDDRLPTANGQLVYCHSKDSNEFWSALVEKAYAKMCGCYEGLDGGNTADALVDFTGGVSEPMDLIENGFKEDEDKRNEFFERVLKVHNRGGLISCSIRATTAADMEARLACGLVKGHAYAVTDVRRVRLGHGLLAYFRSDKLTMIRMRNPWGQREWNGPWSDGSEEWNKVSKSERESIGVTVQDDGEFWMTFDDFVANFTDIILCRLINTSYLSFHKTWEEVVMRGSWRRHDDPLLNRAGGCTNNKHSFLQNPQYVFDVKKPEDEALICLLQEDRRARLREGRGENLAIGFDIHRVELNRTYRMHVTQQKVGGSVFINSRSVFLRIELTEGRYVVIPTTFDPGLEGEFLLRIFTDVSSDCKELTQHQPPQTCWSGLCGYPSLVTQVHVLQANGLAGQDSDGVSDPYVIIRCEGEKVCSAVHKNTRSPVFNTKGLFYRKKANKSISIEIYNHNALMDSFLGQVTLPAEQGSAPGSPCLSPCVC from the exons ATGGCTGTTCCGTATGAGGGCCAGTCTTTCTCTGCACTGAGGAGAAAGTGCCGTCAGAATGGACAACTGTTTGAAGACCCTCTGTTTCCTGCATCCGATCAGTCTTTGTTCTACCAGTCAAACACCATTGGCCGAGTCACCTGGAAAAGGCCCAAG GAGTTATGCAGCGACCCCCATCTGTTTGTGGACGGCATCAGCGCCCATGACCTGCACCAAGGCCAGCTGGGAAACTGCTGGTTCGTAGCTGCCTGCTCCAGTCTGGCCTCTAGAGAGGCGCTATGGCAGAag GTGATCCCTGACTGGAAAGACCAGGAGTGGGacgaagaaaaaccagagttgTACGCTGGGATCTTCCACTTCCGTTTCTGGCGGTTTGGTGAGTGGGTGGACGTGGTGATCGACGACCGGCTGCCCACCGCTAACGGACAGTTGGTGTACTGCCATTCCAAGGACAGCAATGAGTTCTGGAGTGCGCTGGTGGAGAAGGCGTATGCCAA AATGTGTGGATGCTACGAGGGGCTGGATGGGGGCAACACGGCCGACGCTCTTGTGGATTTCACTGGGGGCGTGTCAGAGCCGATGGACTTGATAGAAAATGGATtcaaagaagatgaagataaaCGGAATGAGTTTTTTGAGAGAGTCCTGAAGGTCCACAACAGAGGAGGCCTCATCAGCTGCTCGATCCGG GCAACAACTGCAGCAGACATGGAGGCCAGGCTGGCCTGTGGACTGGTGAAGGGTCACGCCTACGCTGTAACGGACGTCCGCAGGGTGAGACTCGGCCATGGGCTGTTGGCCTATTTCAGGTCAGACAAACTCACCATGATCCGCATGAGGAACCCCTGGGGACAGAGAGAGTGGAACGGGCCCTGGAGCGAcgg CTCTGAAGAGTGGAATAAGGTCAGTAAGAGTGAGCGGGAGAGCATTGGTGTCACTGTACAGGATGATGGAGAGTTCTG GATGACCTTTGATGATTTCGTTGCTAACTTCACAGACATCATCCTGTGTCGTCTTATTAACACCTCTTACCTGAGTTTCCATAAAACCTGGGAAGAGGTTGTGATGCGTGGCTCCTGGCGTCGCCATGACGACCCGCTTCTGAACCGAGCCGGAGGGTGCACTAACAACAAGCACAGCTTCCTCCAAAACCCACAG TACGTGTTTGATGTGAAGAAGCCAGAGGACGAGGCTTTGATCTGTTTGCTGCAGGAGGACCGCAGAGCCAGACTGAGAGAGGGCAGAGGAGAAAACCTGGCCATTGGCTTCGACATACACAGA GTGGAGTTAAACAGGACGTACCGTATGCATGTCACTCAGCAGAAGGTCGGTGGGAGTGTCTTCATCAACTCCAGGTCTGTGTTCTTACGCATCGAACTGACAGAGGGGCGCTACGTTGTCATACCTACAACCTTTGACCCCGGCCTGGAGGGAGAATTCCTGCTCCGCATCTTCACTGATGTGTCTTCGGATTGCAA AGAGCTGACTCAGCATCAGCCTCCGCAGACCTGCTGGTCTGGCCTGTGTGGTTACCCCTCTCTGGTCACTCAGGTCCACGTGCTGCAGGCAAATGGACTGGCAGGACAAGACTCAGATGGAG TGTCAGACCCGTACGTGATCATTCGCTGCGAAGGAGAGAAAGTTTGCTCTGCAGTCCATAAAAACACGCGCAGCCCCGTCTTCAACACCAAGGGGCTGTTCTACAGGAAGAAAGCCAACAAGTCAATCAGCAttgag ATTTACAACCACAACGCGCTGATGGACTCCTTCCTGGGTCAGGTGACATTGCCAGCAGAGCAAG gctCGGCTCCCGGCtcaccctgcctttcaccctgtgtctgCTGA
- the LOC131462204 gene encoding cyclin-dependent kinase 11B isoform X2 has product MKRRTRLRSPVTESLLTVAPTCRVKGHAEVELTLYCGDGKNRGLVQYWHTPFGELQTPGFQSELDPVFMRQDGSLVVPNSSDFHSGLYYCLLQHSEGATLWPYELHIMSASQQNQDYDEYEQSSSSSSCHQLRVRRDAEFEEEEEETVVTEQQFAGAVAASVLLTFVVGFSTGALTRTHVLRCFRAFTAKVRSTRRQQCQSGTPDHGSEVSMATLPPTYVNKAFAMGQEQNDVTTETATPSTSSNPPDKPRRSFRLKRDEEQETPAYLEGCDYEEEMRKKEEELRGRQSLRENQKGCEEEDRDLRGFYKLEDDGQSQTEREEQRDSEDGESRDEMKECEQEEGGGRQLEQNQKWCEEEDVQKERETRGFNLLKDDGWSETETEEERHSEDGESRVFRQEEEEVANEQVRRREDGEESRGKEQEEGNKEKVRDYEEENVGEKGRQQSSDMDDEETGTKHDVMKGKGSSSSPGSARRSRVIRLYQYDEEGQRYSHLPDPSSDDPAPAPRLKQRSLSLTRLNTIMAAASAGPLDRGETEREDGEGRLHFHMEI; this is encoded by the exons ATGAAAAGGAGAACAAGGCTGCGTTCACCTGTCACAG AGAGTCTCCTCACTGTTGCACCAACCtgcagggtcaaaggtcatgcaGAGGTGGAGCTGACTCTATACTGTGGAGATGGAAAGAACAGAG GCCTGGTCCAGTACTGGCACACTCCCTTTGGAGAACTGCAGACTCCAGGCTTCCAGAGTGAACTGGACCCTGTCTTCATGCGCCAGGACGGAAGCCTGGTCGTCCCCAACAGCAGTGACTTCCACAGCGGCCTGTACTACTGCCTCCTGCAGCACAGCGAGGGTGCCACACTGTGGCCATATGAGCTCCATATCATGTCTGCAAGTCAACAAAACCAAGACTATGATGAAtatgagcagagcagcagcagcagcagctgtcaccAGCTCAGGGTCAGGAGAGATGCTgagtttgaggaggaggaggaggagacagttgTTACTGAGCAGCAGTTTGCAGGAGCTGTGGCAGCATCAGTCCTGCTCACCTTTGTGGTGGGATTCAGCACTGGAGCACTGACCAGAACTCATGTTCTCAG GTGTTTTAGGGCATTCACTGCTAAGGTGCGATCAACTCGGCGACAACAATGCCAATCGGGCACACCAGACCACGGCTCTGaggtctccatggcaacactgcCACCCACGTACGTCAACAAGGCCTTTGCAATGGGACAGGAACAGAATGATGTAACCACGGAGACGGCGACTCCGTCAACATCCTCAAATCCCCCTGATAAACCTCGGAGAAGCTTCAGGCTTAAACGAGATGAGGAGCAGGAAACACCAGCATATCTGGAGGGATGTGACTatgaggaggagatgaggaagaaagaggaggagctaAGAGGAAGACAAAGTCTGAGGGAAAATCAAAAAGGGTGtgaagaggaggacagagatcTCAGGGGTTTCTATAAATTAGAAGATGATGGACAAAGTCAAACtgaaagagaagagcagagagacagtgaggatGGAGAGAGCAGGGATGAGATGAAGGAGTGTgaacaggaggagggaggaggaagacaactggaacaaaatcaaaaatggtgtgaagaggaggatgtgcagaaagaaagagagacccGGGGTTTCAATCTACTAAAGGATGATGGATGGAGTGAAACtgaaacagaagaggagaggCACAGTGAGGATGGAGAGAGCAGGGTGTTtagacaggaggaggaagaggtggcaaatgagcaggtgaggagaagggaggATGGCGAAGAGAGCAGAGGAAAAGAGCAGGAAGAAGGAAACAAGGAGAAAGTGAGAGATTATGAGGAGGAAAATGTTGGTGAAAAGGGCAGACAACAATCATCGGACATGGATGATGAAGAGACGGGGACTAAACATGATGTCATGAAAGGAAAAGGATCATCTTCGTCTCCTGGTTCAGCCCGTCGCAGCCGCGTCATACGCTTGTACCAGTACGACGAAGAAGGCCAGAGATACTCCCACCTTCCAGACCCCTCCTCTGATGATCCAGCCCCGGCCCCGAGACTGAAGCAGCGCTCGCTCTCTCTGACACGCCTCAACACAATCATGGCTGCTGCCTCAGCTGGGCCACTGGACaggggggagacagagagggaggatggAGAGGGGAGGCTGCACTTCCACATGGAGATATAA